ATCAATATTATCGATACCTGTCCCTGCACGTATAATCGCCCGCAGGTGCTTTGCTTGTTCAAGAAATTGGTTGTTTATTTGTGCCCCACTGCGGAGTACTAAGATATCGTATTTTTTAATACAATTTATTAATTCTTGTTGTGTAATGGGATGTTTTACCGTAATGGTAAAGTTCCTCTCCATATAATTTTTCAATTTTATATGAATAGGATCTACAATAAGGATTTTTAATTTAGAGGCCATAGCGTGTTAATCCTGTGGATTCTTTGATGTTTAGCATAAGATTCATATTTTGAATGGCAGTTCCTGCTGCACCTTTGACTAAATTATCGATGACGCTGACAATACGTAATTCACCAGTTTTTGGAACGATATCAATAGATATATGGCAGGAGTTTGAACCAATGACTTTAGTAAGTTGAGGATAAATGCTGTAATCTTTTTCAATACCTTGAGAACCTCGATTTAACCCAATAATAGACACAAACTCATTTGATTGATAATAGGATTGTAAATATTTCAGAATCTGTAGTCTGTCATGTGTTATTTCCGTATTCAACTTCATGGCTTGTACCATGAAAATACCTCTAACAAAATTTCCATGTGAAGTGATTAAGGAAATATTTGCCTGTTTTCCTGTGGTCTCTTTAATAATATTTTCTATTTCATCAGTATGGCGATGGCCATTGAGGGAATAGGCCAGCATGTTGCCAAACTGATTATAATGAAGTAATTCTTTTTTGTAATGGTTTCCAGCTCCTGAAGTCCCGTTAACGGCACTAATAAAAATTGTGTCGGTATTTATTATAAATGGCTTGCCAAAATGGTAGGAGTCTCAAAGAAACTCAGTCCTATTTTTGCGAATGTCTTGATTGCAATAAAAGAAACCGCAAAAGGAAGGACTGAGTTATGCTTATCTTACCACCAACCTCCCGAAATGAACGGCGCCAGATGAAAAAAGTCGTTCAAAAAACCACAGATAAAAATTATGCCCACCGGATCATGGGCATACTCTGGTTATGCCAAGGAGAGCCGGTCTCCCAAGTGGCCGATAAACTGTGTTGCGCTGAGTCTTCTGTCTGGCGCTGGATTAAGCGGTTTAGGGAGCTGGGATGGATGGGGTTACTCAGTTTACCGGCAGGCCGCCATACCCGATGGCATTTAACCCCACTTTGGCCTTTTCTGTCTTATCTATTGGAACATTCTCCCCAACAGTTCGGTTATCTCGGTTCCCGATGGAGCCTGGCCTTTTTTGTATTTTTAATCAAAAGGTTACTTAATATCACCCTTTCAATGAGCAAACTTTACCGTTATTTCCGTCAACAAGGGATTGTCTGGAGAAAAGGGGCCCCGACAGTCAAGTTACCCGATCCGGAATATGAAGAAAAAATGGCCCGCATTACCGAAGCGCTTTCCCGGGCGTCAGAGAAACATCCTGTTGTTTATGAAGATGAAGTGGATATTCACTTGAACCCGAAAATCGGGGCGGGCTGGTATTTTAAAGGCCAGCAAAAACGCATTAATACGCCGGGTAAAAATCAAAAATACTACGTTGCGGGTTGTCTTGATGTCCGGACCAACAAAATTGTTTTTACGGGTTACATGAAGAAAAGCGCTCAATTATTTATCAATACGTTAGAAGAATTAAAACGCCAATATCGTCACGCAGAAACGCTCACCGTGATTTTAGACAACTACATTATTCATAAAAGTAAGTCAGTAAAAGCGTGGTTACGACAGAATCCAAGCGTGACACTTTTATTCCTTCCGGTTTATTCGCCCTGGTTGAACAAAATAGAGCGGTTATGGCAATCGTTACATGAAACGGTTACCCGTAATCATGGTTGCCAATTTATGTGGCAACTGATTAAAAATGTGAAAATTTTTTTAAAAACGGCGTCAGGAAAAAAGACGTTGAAAGGAATCAGAAATATCAGAGTCTCAGCATTATGAAAAGGCATTTATTTTCTTTGATCAAAGGAATAAGACCACATAAAGCTGCATTAACATAACATCCAGGATTAGCGATATAGTGACTTTTTTTGATAAGTTCCCGGTATTCTTCAATATAACCGTAAGTGAATTTCTCTTGTAATTCCTTTGCTTCATGTGGTATTCCATAAATTTCTTCAAAATGAGCAGGATCTGTAAAGCGGAAATCAGCACCTAAATCAATGATTTTTGCATTGCTATAGCTGAAAGCAAGGGCCATAGCATGTGATTCACCAGATGGTAAGCAAAGGAATATGACATCAGGCTCTACATGTTGTATTTCTTCTAGTGTATATGTTTTCTTAGCAATACCGATCAGATTAGGATGTAACGATTCAAGATCTATATTCGCTTCTCGAGAGATGGGATAGATTTCTTTCACGCAGGGATGAAACGTTAACAATCTAATAACTTCACATCCAGTCCAGCCTGTTGCACCAATAACAAATGCTGTAATTTTCATTCTAAATTTCCTATTGACTCGATTAATACTTTTCCGTTTGAATTTCCATTGAGCATGTAATCTTTAAGTTCATTGAAATGAATTTTGATAGTAATTATTTTTTCTAACTGTGAGTGCATGGTTGTAGCGCTATTCAGCATACCAACAGCTTGCTGTAAATCACCGGGGGTACTTAGGAATGAACCACTGACTTTTAATTCCTTGCGTACAATAACATTCATGTCAAATTGGCTAATAGTGTCAAAATAAGAAATTAACAATATCGTGCTGCCAATGGCCATTAGATTGAGAATTTGGCTGAAATTCAATTGATTTCCCCCTGCGACAATCATTATATCAAAATGATTTTCTGTTAATGCAGAGTAGTCATCAATTGTGATGAATCCAAGTCCGGCAACAAAATCCCGTCTGGCCGGATTTTTTTCTACGAAAATTATCTCATAGGCACTGTAAGTTTCTTGGCAGACAAGGGCACTTAGCTGACCTATTGCTCCTGCACCAATAATTAGTATTTTTGTCGTAGGAACAATGCTAACTTTGTTAAGTGCATGTATAACAATGCTGAGAGGTTCAGCGAGAACGAATAAATGTGAATCTGAATCCGAATTATCAGGAAGAGGCACTAATGAACTATGATGAACAACCATATGTTTAGAAAATGCTCCACCGCTACCGGCAGTATTATAAGTGATCTTTTTTAAACAGTGGTTATAACGTTTAATCTGACAGAATTTACAATGACCACAATAACCATAAGATAGTGCTGTGACAAATTGTTTTTCTTTGAATCTTGAAGTACTGTTGGTATTTATTATTTTTCCAACAAACTCATGACCAAGAATAGCTGGATATTGTTTGTAAGGGTGATTTCCGTGGAGAACCATATAATCTGAACCACAAATAGTTGCTTGTTGAATTTCCAGTAATAAAAAATCAGGTTTGAGTTCCAATGGAGATTCTTTCTGATAAAATTGATAGCCTTTTTTCATGCATATTAAAGAATAATTCATTATCTTTTTCCTAAGTAATTAATAGCCAATGAATTTATTGCCTCGTTACCTATTTTATTTACTAAAGGATCATTGGTAATATTGCCTTTTATCCTTTTTGAAATATTTTTTGGGGTTATATCTAACGTTTTTAATGTATCTATTAAGGTATTTAATTTTAATTTAATGAGTATTTTTTCAACGTATTCATTTAGTGGCATACCTTGCGTGATATCGTTTGGTAAAGGTTTTTCAACATGGTGTTCAATCAAGAATTTGATCCACTCTGGATAAAATGCGGCCAAACCAGCACCATGAGATAATTTATATATAGGAGATAAGGCTTGTTCAAATCGATGAGGTAAACAAGTACTGTTGTGGCAGACGCAGATGCCTCCTAGTAAAGCAATATAGGCGATATCATCGTAAAATTGATCGTCAATATTGCCTTTTGAATATTTATCTACAACATTATTAACTAAAGATAGTGATTCTAAGGCAAGTAATTCAATAAATCTGTTTTGTTTCACGGCTTGAATGGCTTCAAAAGCATGAGTAAAACTATCGAATATCGTTTCGCATAAAATATTATCAGGCAATGTGTGACCCAAAGTAGAGTCAATCAGAGCAATGTCTGGAAAAATAGCTGTTCCTCGGATGCCATCTTTATTACCATTGCTGCTGTCTAGAATTATTGCTCCTTTGGTTACCTCTGAACCTGTTCCAAATGTGGTGGGAACCGCGATATGAAATAACTTTTTGTTCACGTGTTCAAAGGTACTACCGACTAAGGTTGCAAATTGTACCGATTCATCGATACAGATTGAAGCAGCTTTACCTAAATCAAGGATGTTGCCTCCACCTACCGAAATTAGGGAATCAAAATTTTCACAGGATAACCGTTTTTTTATCCTTAGCAATTCTTCAGTTGATGCTTTAGTATGACTTTTAATAATATAAGGAATTATTTTGATTTCTGTTATTGTGTTGATTTTTTTAAATAATTTCATCAGGATTGGTGATCTTTCTAATGCGCCTTGCGAGATAATTAATAATGTTTTGGTAAGTTTATTTTCTTTGAGGTAGAGGAATAATTTCTCTAACGAGTGTCTTTCAAGAATTATTTTTGTTGGCAAGCTAAATGATATGCCGAAATTGTTTTTTGATATTGTATTCATGCTTGTTCTCATAATTTTTAATGTTAGTGAAAATAAAATTAGTTGTCATGGATAATAATTATTAATGAAGAGTTATTTTTTATTTTAATTGTTAATTTTAAAATAAAAGAGCAAATATTTATTGTCAGTGGTACGATGTTTCATTTTTTGTTTGTAAAAATTTGTTTTACATAAACAAATAATCTTGTTGCTTGATAAGTGATATTTTTTATTATAATTGATATTTATTCAGGTGTTGTTTTTATTATGTTATATCATCTTGAGTTTTTTGTTTCAATGTTTTTTTTGAAAAAATCAATATGTTACTTTGTGATTTTTATTTTTGTTTTTCATTTTTTGTTTTGTTTTATTTTAATACACCCAATAGGTTTATGATTCTACCAGGATAAAAAACAATGTAACGAGTAACACTGTAATTTGAAAAGTAAAGAAGATTTTTATACTCATATTGTATTCACAATAGATAAATTACCATTTCTTTGCGAGTTGGATTTAATTTAAATGGTAGGAGTTTCAGGTTGTTGAATATCCTTTACCTTTCAAACTATAGTTTGAAAGGTAAAGGATATATATCCGATGGGATAATATTTTAAACGGTGGTAGCTACAGTCTTATCCATCACCGGATGAAAGCCACGCTTAAAGTAAATCAGCCCATGACCTTCTTCACGAACCATAATCTGTTTTATTTCTACCAGATAGACATAATGAGTCCCCACTTCCTGTACTTGCTCAATACGTCCCTCTAAATTGGCGAGTGCTCCTTGCAGCAGGGGTTGCCCCAGCACACCGGTTCGCCAAATATCCCAATTGAAGCGCTCTTCCATGCTGACATCCGTCATGCCCGCGAAATGGCGTGCCATCAATTCCTGTTCATGATTCAGGATATTGACACACAGATGACCGTTTTCCTGAAATACCGGATTCATGCTGCTCTTGCGATTAATACAGACCATCAAAGTCGGAGGCGTATCAGTCACAGAGCATACTGCCGTTGCCGTAATACCGCAGCGCCCTGCAAGACCATCCGTGGTGACGATATTCACCGCAGCGGATAGGCTTGCCATCGCATCCCTAAAACGCAGGCGATGTTCATTTTCTACAGACATAATAGCCTCCTGCTACTGACTTATTTCAGCAGCTTATCTAACAGGTTAATATCACGGTTATTGTGCAGGTGGGGTCGGGTCCAGCCATTCAAATCATAGTCAGAGAGACAGCGATCCACCAATTCCGTCATTTTTTTCATATTGCCGGAGCCATAGGCATGGCGCAGGCATTGCAGGCGAATTTCATCCTGACTACCGGCATAGTTGATTTCGTATAATTCATGGCGGCCGCCGAACTCACTGCCAATGGCATCCCACATTAATTTCAAAATTTTGATGCGCTCTACGTGGTCAATACCGTTAGAGCCACGGACATACTTTTCAAGATATTGATTGATTTCAGGATTATTCATATCACGCACGCTGGATGGCAAATAAATCAGGCCGCTGGTGACGTTGCTTTCAATAATATTCTTGATTTTTGTATAAGCCATGGGCGCCATCACGCGATACGTTTGAATCGCTTGGGTATCGGGCAAATAAGCCCCATTTTCCCACGGCTTGGCTTCTGCCCACATCGCATCGGTCAATGACCAGAACAGATTGCGCCACGCAACCACTTCGCCCAAATCGGCCTGAACACCACGGAATTCCACCACGCCGGTGCATTCAAGGCTTTTTTGCAGCAGCGCCGTAATGAAATCCAGTTTAACCGCAAGGCGCACGCAGGCTTGCATGGGAAATAGCCGCGCAAAACCACTTTGCACCGCCCAATTGCGGGCGCGATCAAAATCGCGATAAATTAACACGTTTTCCCATGGAATTAATACTTTATCCATCACCAGAATGGCGTCATTTTCATCAAACCGACTGGAAAGGGGGTAATCAAAAGGCGTTCCGGTCGCACCGGCCACCAATTCATAAGAGGCGCGGGAGATTAATTTCACGCCATCGGCGTCCATGGGGGCAACAAACATCAGGGCAAAATCAGGATTATCCCCAATCACCTGCGCAGAGCCAAAACCGATGAAATTATAGTGAGTCAGGGCCGAATTGGTGGCGACGACTTTGGCGCCGCTGACAATAATGCCGGCATCGGTCTCTTTTTCTATCTTGATAAAGACATCCTTGACCTGATCGGCGGGTTTATGGCGATCAATCGGTGGATTAACAATCGCATGGTTGAAATAGATGCAGCTTTCCTGAATGCGTTTATACCAGAGGCGGGCATTGTCAGCGAATTGTCCATAATATTCAGGATAGGCACCCAGTGAGCAACAGAATGCTGCTTTATAATCGGGTGAGCGTCCCATCCAGCCATAGTTCAGGCGTGACCATTCCGCAATGGCGTCGCGCTGTTGGCGGATGTCATCTGTGCTGGTGGCGAAACGGAAAAATTTGTGGGTGTAGCCATCATTACCGGTATCGGTATCCCAACAGAGGGCATCGTGAGTTTCCGGGGCATGAAGGGCATCATACAGTTGACCAATTGAAGCTGCGGCATTGCGGAAAGCCGGGTGGGTTGTCACATCTTTGACGCGTTCACCATAGATGTAAATTTCACGGTTATCCTGAAGTGAACGCAAATATTCTTTACTGGTAAATGGGCGTTTATGGTCAGCCCGCAAATTTTCTAGTCTCATAGCAACCTCATGTTCCGAAAAATCCCCTTATTTGGGTTTGTTATCCATATGGGGTTTGTATGTTGATTTTATGTTTCTTGCATTATTTGATTGAAGCGACTAAACGGTCTCTGTTGAAGAGACTTTCGGCAGGTTTACTGGTACTTTTCGATAAAAACAGCGAGTTTGTTGCGTAAATGTGATCGGCTTGGTGTTTTTACTCATAGCGGTGCATCAGTCTTAATGTGCCATTAAAAAAAGTGCTGAGATCGCGACCATTAGAGAGGAAGACATTGTTATCCCAAGGGTCACAAATGACGGCTTCATGGTTCCAGCTTGCTGATTGATGCGGTTCACCTTGATTTCTGCCAATCACAATAAAAGCATGGTCACTGATCCCCATTTCATTAATGATGACGAAACGTTCAAGTGGACGGGCACCTCGCAGCAATAAATAAGTAAAAGCAATTTGTGATTTTTCATTACAATTACCGACACCCGCTTCTACGGCATAGTTATTGGAAATTAATCGTTGCCTGATGAGATGTTTCTGTGGCTCTTTAGCGGCATAATATCTGGCAGGATTAGTAATTCCCGGCTCTTTATTGATGATATCCGGATATTTTTTCATGGTATCGGCAGCCCGATTTTGATAATAATGATTTAATGTTTTTTGTCCTTTTTCCCGTATGGCTTGGAGGCGCTGATTATAATAAATTCGGTTTGAAGGTAGAGAGTGTAAATATTCTGGCGGTCGGTTCGGCGAGATAATGCCAAGCGTAATATTAATATGTTTAATCGCTTTGTTTGCCAAATATAAATTTAATGCCTTTCCCATCATTGACCTTCATGAAATTATTGTATTTTAGATTACAGTTAACTATTGAAAAAACGCTATTATCAACATGTTATTCGATTGCATATTATCCAGAGGGGAGTTGTATGACTCTATAAACTATAAAGACTCTATAAACTATAAAATAGTGCAACCGTGACCTTATCTGGGAATGTTATTTCCATAACGATAGTTTAGAATCAATCTTCCTGTAAATGGAGTTTTGCTATCATAAAGGCTGCTTGGGTAACACTGGTTATTCCATGGATCACACACCACCGATTCACGGTTCCAGGTATTGGGGAACAAGTCATTTCCTGCTACTCTGCCAATGACTAAAATTGAGTGTGCATCTTCTCCTTTGTTATCAATATCGATATCAAATAGTTCAAGTGGTCTTGCTCCCCGCATCTTAAGATATGAGAAAGCAAGAATGGTTTTTTCTCCACAATTTCCCAGGTGAGACGTTACAGTGTCAAAGTTAGAAAGTAGAAAGTATTTTCTGTAAAAAGAATCAGAGAGTGTATTGCTATTACCAAGCATTGGCTCAAGTCTCTCTTGAATTGAGTTTCTCATACGTGATAACTCAATATTACATCTGCGTCTTTCATCTTGTTGTTCCTGTGTTTGAGTCGGTAGCTGATTTGGCGATATTACTCCAACCGTATTGTTCACATAATTAATGGCTTGTTTAGCTAAAAAGAGATAGCGTAATGTTAACATTGACATAATTACACTCCTGTTGAGTGGAGATATTGTTAAATATTATTTGAGCAATATGTTAATTCCAAGAATATACCCGTTATTAACGCTATTTATTCCCTCCTTCATGCCTCTCCCGCCAAATACTCGGAGAACATCCCACTAATCGGTTAAAAAACCGGGTAAAGTAGGCAGGATCTTTAAACCCAAGCTGATAGGCTACTGCAAATACGGGGCTGTCACTAAACAATAATAATCGTTTTGCTTCTCGCAGGAGCCGGTCAAAGATCAGTTTTTTCGGTGGACGATTGGCAAAACGCCGGCACATGTCTTTCAGGCGTGATTCCGTCATTCCCAATTTTTCCGCATATTCCGGCACGGTAAGATGCTGGTGATAATGTTGATCAACCAATTGGTTAAAATGCTGGAACAGTTTCAATTCTCCTTTGACGCCACCAGAACCGTGATCATCAAGGGGAACACTGCGCAGCAGGAAGGTAAACAAAGATTGAGCCAGAAAAGCCAGTGATTGCTCACGTCCAGCAAATTGATTGGCAGACTCACGCCCGATCAAGGCCCAATAATGGTTGAAGGTGTCCAATTCATCGTATTTCTCCGCGACAGAAAGACAAATAGCCGGAATATCAACCCACTCTCGATGAGTGGGATAAAGTGAACTGAGCAAGGGTGCAATCAATTCCTGGCGGACAGTCAATACATAACCATCCGTATCTTCCTGGGTAAAAAAAGCATGGGGGACAGAAGGTGGAGTCAGGATAAACAGCGGGGCTTGCACGGAATAGTGCTGTTCATCCAATTGCAGTTCAATCCGTCCGGTCAGTAGATAATGCAGTTGGAAAAAACCATCGTGGCGATGTGCCTGCATATCACGCCCGAAAAATGCCGCCATGTGGCCAAAAGTTTGGTAGTGAACATCATCCGAGCCTTGGGTTTCATCATAATCCTTACTGATATCGATATTGGTGATGATGGGTTTGATCGTATAGGATGCAGACATCGATGCTCTCCCGTTTCTGATTGTTGGCTAAGATAGCGGAATATTTAGCGGTTATTTACGGGTTATCTGTGGCGGTTTCATCGGGATCAGAAAAACCATCAGTGCACCAATGACCAACAGTCCGGCGACGAAATAAAGCCCGGCGTTAAAATCCCCCGTTTGATCTTTCAACCAACCGATTAACAGCGGGCTGACGGCCGATCCCACATTGCCGGTGGCATTGATCACAGCGATCCCCACGGCGCGGGCGCGCAGGCTGATCGATTGATCCGGTGTTGTCCAAAACACAGCCATCGCCGTAAACGATCCGGTGGACGCCATGATGATCCCCAGCAGTTGTACCATGCTGTTATCGGTCAGCGACGTTAACATCCAGCCGGCGGCGGCAAACAAATAGGGCAGGGCGGTGTGCATCTTGCGTTCTTGCAGACGGTCTGAGCGGCGGCTCCAGTAAACCATGCCCACAATCGTGCAGAATTGTGGAATGGCCGTCAAAATACCGACAGTGACATGGCTGCTGCCTTGATTGAAACTCTGCATAATCTGTGGCGTCCAGATATTAATGGCACTCAGGGTATTGGTCAGGCAGAAATAAGCGAAAGTGTACATTAAGACAATCGGGGTAAAAACTTCACGCCATAAGCGTCTTTTTTGTGGTTGTTGCTGATGTTGAAGCTCATTGGGCGGCAGGACAGAAAGCTTATCGTTGTCTAGCATCGCTTGCAGGCATTGCTTATCTTCACGCGTCAGCCACTTGGCTTTTTCCGGTGAATCATCCAGATAAAACCAGACCGCAAAACCGAGCAAAACAGAAGGGAAGCCTTCCAGCAAAAACAACCACTGCCAGCCACGCAAATTCCAGATGCCATCCATTGCCAGAATATAACCGGAAATCAGCGAACCGAATGCCATCGTGACGGGCATGGCGATCATAAACAGTGCATTGGCACGCGCACGATAATAGGCCGGAAACCAATAAGTCAGGTAAACCAAAATCCCCGGTAAAAAACCGGCTTCCGCAACCCCGACCAGCATACGCAAGATATACAGGCTTGTAGGCCCGGTGGCAAACAGGGTGGCGGTGGAAGCGATCCCCCATAACACCATGATGGTCGCGATCCAGCGCCGTGCTCCCACAATACTCAACATGACATTGCTGGGAATGCCGAAAATGACGTAAGTCGCATAAAACAGCGTCGCGGCCAGACCAAACATGGTGGAGGTTAAACCGAGATCTTTTCCCATCGTCAAACCGGCAAAGCCAATATTGATGCGATCCAGAAAAGAGAAAACGAACAGGACAAAAAGAAACAGGATCAGGCGGCGGAATAACTTATTGATGACACTTTGCTGCTGGGCGGTCAGCTTGTTAGGTTGATGAGGCGTATTGTCTGATTTTGGGAGGGTGTCAGGTAACAGGCTCATGGTTGTTTCCTTTGTTTTGTTGGCGGCTTGCTTTTCCTTGGCAATGGCCGATGTCGCGATCAGCGATCAACAAACATCAGCCATATGAGATCATTATTTTTGTCGAAACACGGTTCGTTGCTTATTTACCGAAACGCTTTGCCAAAGTATTGGCGGTTCCGGTCAATAAAATGGTATCAACCCCTACTGCAACGAACCGTGCACCCAGATTGAGATAATGTTGAGCGGCATCAGTGTCGGTCATCAAAATACCAGCGGCCTTGCCGAAAGATTGGATCTGAGCGATGGCCTGTTCAATGGCCGCCTGAACTTCAGGGTGTTGCGGGTTGCCGATGTAACCCATATCGGCACTGAGATCGGCCGGGCCGATAAACACGCCATCGACGCCTTCGACAGCCGCTATTTCCGCCAAGTTTTGCAGGGCCTCACGGGTTTCGACCTGAACCAGTACACAGATTTCATTATTGGCGCGGGACAGATAGTCAGGAATGCGGTTCCAGCGGGAAGCGCGTGCTAAGGCACTGCCCACGCCACGAATACCGGCGGGAGGATAACGAGTCGCCCTGACCGCTTCACGTGCTTGCGCCGCATTTTGAATCATCGGGAACAATAACGTTTGAGCACCAATATCCAACAACTGTTTGGTGATCACCGGATCATTCCACGCCGGGCGAACGACCGGCTGGCTTGGATAGGGGGCAATAGCCTGTAATTGGGCAAGCGTGCTGGTAATATCATTGGGCGCATGTTCACCATCAATCAACAGCCAGTCAAATCCCGTTCCTGCCAGTATTTCCGCGCTATACCCGCTGCATAGCCCAAGCCATAATCCGATTTGTGGCGGTCCAGCTTGCAGGGCATGTTTAAATTTATTCGTTAGTTGATCCATAATATTACCTCAATAGATTCCAAGCCCATGATGTTCAACCGTGATGTTCAACAAAAGTGACAGCTAATTGAACCTAACACGCCGTAATCCACATGAAAGGTATCCCCTTTACGGGCGGGGATCGGGCGGGTAAAAGAGCCGGCCAGGATAATCTGGCCTGCTTCAAGTTGAACATCATGGGGTGCCAGTTTATTGGCAAGCCACGCCACGCCATTGGCGGGATGATTCAGCACCGCCGCTGCCACGCCGGATTCTTCAATCACACCGTTGCGGTAAAGCAGGGCACTGACCCAACGCAGATCCCGTTCATCCGGCTTGATCGGCCGGCCGCCCATAATCACGCCGGCATTGGCGGCATTGTCAGAAATTGTATCGAATACCTTGCGTGGACGCTGGGTTTCGGGATCGAGGTTATGACAGCGGGCATCAATCAGCTCCAGTGCCGGCATGACATAATCTGTCGCGTTATAAACATCAAACAGCGTACAGTTTGGGCCACGTAGGGGCTTTGCCAGCACAAAAGCCAGTTCGACCTCAATGCGTGGCACAATAAAGCGCTCGCAAGGGATAGTACCGCCGTCTTGAAAAAACATATCATCCAGCAGGGCACCATAATCCGGTTCATTAATCTGTGAACTGGCTTGCATGGCTTTCGATGTCAGGCCAATTTTGTGTCCCTTGAGAATCCGGCCCTCCCTGATTTTCAAATCCACCCACTCACGTTGAATGGCGTAAGCATCCTCAATGGTGATCTCTGGATAATCCAGTGAGATTTGGCGGATCTGTTGACGGTTCTTCTCCGCCAGATGTAAACGGCGTGCAACCTGTGAGATGACGTCTTGCTGTAGCATAGTGTGTTAATCCTCTTTAGCTTCTAACCCGCCAAAACAGAGGTATTTCACTTCCAGATAATCCTCAATACCGTAACGTGAACCTTCACGCCCCAGCCCGGATTGTTTAATACCGCCAAATGGGGCGACTTCATTGGAGATCAAACCCTCATTGATGCCGACCATGCCACTTTCCAACGCTTCCGCTACCCGGTAAATGCGGCCAATGTCGCGGGAATAGAAATAGGCCGCCAGACCGAATTCCGTGTTGTTGGCAATCCGGATGGCTTCGT
This genomic interval from Xenorhabdus doucetiae contains the following:
- the hpaX gene encoding 4-hydroxyphenylacetate permease → MSLLPDTLPKSDNTPHQPNKLTAQQQSVINKLFRRLILFLFVLFVFSFLDRINIGFAGLTMGKDLGLTSTMFGLAATLFYATYVIFGIPSNVMLSIVGARRWIATIMVLWGIASTATLFATGPTSLYILRMLVGVAEAGFLPGILVYLTYWFPAYYRARANALFMIAMPVTMAFGSLISGYILAMDGIWNLRGWQWLFLLEGFPSVLLGFAVWFYLDDSPEKAKWLTREDKQCLQAMLDNDKLSVLPPNELQHQQQPQKRRLWREVFTPIVLMYTFAYFCLTNTLSAINIWTPQIMQSFNQGSSHVTVGILTAIPQFCTIVGMVYWSRRSDRLQERKMHTALPYLFAAAGWMLTSLTDNSMVQLLGIIMASTGSFTAMAVFWTTPDQSISLRARAVGIAVINATGNVGSAVSPLLIGWLKDQTGDFNAGLYFVAGLLVIGALMVFLIPMKPPQITRK
- the hpaI gene encoding 4-hydroxy-2-oxoheptanedioate aldolase, whose amino-acid sequence is MDQLTNKFKHALQAGPPQIGLWLGLCSGYSAEILAGTGFDWLLIDGEHAPNDITSTLAQLQAIAPYPSQPVVRPAWNDPVITKQLLDIGAQTLLFPMIQNAAQAREAVRATRYPPAGIRGVGSALARASRWNRIPDYLSRANNEICVLVQVETREALQNLAEIAAVEGVDGVFIGPADLSADMGYIGNPQHPEVQAAIEQAIAQIQSFGKAAGILMTDTDAAQHYLNLGARFVAVGVDTILLTGTANTLAKRFGK
- the hpaH gene encoding 2-oxo-hept-4-ene-1,7-dioate hydratase, with the protein product MLQQDVISQVARRLHLAEKNRQQIRQISLDYPEITIEDAYAIQREWVDLKIREGRILKGHKIGLTSKAMQASSQINEPDYGALLDDMFFQDGGTIPCERFIVPRIEVELAFVLAKPLRGPNCTLFDVYNATDYVMPALELIDARCHNLDPETQRPRKVFDTISDNAANAGVIMGGRPIKPDERDLRWVSALLYRNGVIEESGVAAAVLNHPANGVAWLANKLAPHDVQLEAGQIILAGSFTRPIPARKGDTFHVDYGVLGSISCHFC